A genome region from Erigeron canadensis isolate Cc75 chromosome 3, C_canadensis_v1, whole genome shotgun sequence includes the following:
- the LOC122591729 gene encoding uncharacterized protein LOC122591729, protein MESISSQAPKETTLVHVADLNPAHSNHHLRVRVVHAWLTKHFFNPSKNKSFEMVFVDELGDTIQGFVKEEWIELFRNILTDGLPIMLSTFQVGKSTDTFRYSPHAFKVNFQPETKIKVIDNFVGPEHHFNFIPFSEIIKNKLKPNEIIDIIGLVVHVGGIVPGFANNKSNKRRWYAN, encoded by the exons ATGGAATCCATATCTTCCCAAG CTCCAAAGGAAACTACGTTGGTGCATGTTGCAGACCTCAACCCTGCTCATTCTAACCATCATTTGCGTGTTCGTGTTGTTCATGCATGGCTTACTAAGCACTTTTTTAACCCATCTAAGAATAAATCATTCGAGATGGTTTTTGTCGACGAATTG GGAGACACCATACAAGGTTTCGTTAAGGAAGAATGGATAGAGCTTTTCCGAAACATCTTGACCGATGGTTTGCCGATTATGTTGTCAACATTCCAAGTTGGAAAAAGCACTGATACTTTTCGCTACTCTCCACATGCTTTCAAAGTTAACTTCCAACCGGAGACGAAAATCAAAGTCATCGATAATTTTGTTGGACCCGAAcatcattttaactttattccTTTCAGTGAGATTATTAAGAATAAGCTTAAGCCCAACGAAATTATTG ATATTATTGGTTTGGTTGTCCATGTTGGAGGTATTGTTCCAGGATTTGCAAATAACAAGAGCAACAAAAGACGA TGGTATGCAAATTGA
- the LOC122593223 gene encoding NAC domain-containing protein 35-like, with protein sequence MAIGARMMNQEDQEIRNERQQEDHQGNDEDDHENDMVMPGFRFHPTEEELIEFYLRRKVEGKRFNVELITFLDLYRYDPWELPALAAIGEKEWFFYVPRDRKYRNGDRPNRVTTSGYWKATGADRMIRTDNLKSIGLKKTLVFYSGKAPKGIRSSWIMNEYRLPQHEFERLQKPEISLCRVYKRTGVEDRPCLPRTLQTTRNTSSFNCFHQGQSSSSHDDKEKISDSRVVASASNIVATSLGTPTSSPIINTSYNNIIEGGSSLTSFPSSINNLHTTLSSSHQALVNNCPPSQQLLNIQNYHQLINVSSNSYSTPNMSANNILYPEHEQTPSMHVNALNAPNHHLPGAVHQGTFAERLWEWNSMASTEGSKDFIDPFK encoded by the exons ATGGCAATAGGAGCAAGGATGATGAACCAAGAAGATCAAGAGATAAGAAATGAAAGGCAGCAAGAAGATCATCAGGGTAATGATGAGGACGATCACGAAAACGACATGGTAATGCCAGGGTTTCGGTTTCATCCAACTGAAGAAGAGCTAATCGAATTCTACCTTCGACGTAAGGTTGAGGGCAAGCGATTTAATGTTGAACTCATCACTTTTCTTGATCTTTACCGATACGACCCGTGGGAACTACctg CTTTAGCAGCAATAGGCGAGAAAGAATGGTTTTTCTATGTGCCAAGAGATAGAAAATACCGCAATGGTGATCGACCTAACCGTGTGACCACTTCCGGCTACTGGAAGGCAACCGGAGCTGACAGAATGATCAGAACCGATAACTTAAAATCCATCGGGTTGAAAAAAACCCTTGTTTTTTACTCTGGTAAAGCTCCAAAAGGAATTCGAAGTAGTTGGATCATGAACGAATATCGATTACCCCAACACGAATTCGAAAGATTACAAAAG CCTGAAATTTCACTATGTAGGGTTTACAAACGAACAGGAGTAGAAGATCGTCCATGTCTCCCACGTACGCTTCAAACGACTAGAAATACGTCGAGTTTCAACTGTTTTCATCAAGGCCAGTCGTCATCTTCTCACGATGACAAAGAAAAAATTAGCGATTCAAGAGTAGTTGCGAGTGCCAGCAACATTGTTGCAACTTCCCTCGGCACCCCAACGAGCAGCCCCATTATTAACACCTCATACAACAATATCATAGAGGGCGGTTCGTCGTTAACCAGTTTCCCTAGTAGTATCAATAATCTTCATACAACATTAAGCTCATCTCATCAAGCTCTAGTAAACAATTGTCCACCATCACAACAACTTCTTAATATCcaaaattatcatcagttaatCAATGTTTCTTCCAACAGCTATTCTACTCCAAATATGTCAGCTAATAATATTTTGTACCCAGAACACGAACAGACGCCCTCAATGCACGTGAACGCACTTAACGCGCCTAATCATCACTTGCCTGGAGCAGTTCATCAAGGAACATTTGCTGAGAGACTTTGGGAATGGAATTCGATGGCGAGTACTGAAGGAAGCAAAGATTTCATTGACCCTTTCAAGTAA